Proteins from a genomic interval of Acetobacterium woodii DSM 1030:
- a CDS encoding MORN repeat-containing protein: MKKILLTIITVGLALMLTGCSLIPGIFGDKTEAVKNQKLTLSLAFGEESGTYSGDLVKDLPQGTGSFTVTDDNEGAWTYQGAWDKGHFKGFGETTWEDGFAQKGNYQDDLLNGQGEESLNGKLLYAGNYTDNRYDGQGILYNYNGEVIYDGDFDMGYYNETANQREARLNPFKAQATEMPYTKIVEEATNKTGEKIKMTGRIYQVYENYENQQYFCDFIMDVNDDPNQMVQVYYRLNTGENPFVEGQMVTVWGTVEYLYTYSSEGGAQNSIPNVEAWSVEGNEG, from the coding sequence ATGAAAAAGATACTGTTAACAATTATTACGGTGGGGTTGGCTTTAATGCTGACAGGATGTTCGTTGATACCGGGAATTTTTGGGGATAAAACAGAAGCGGTAAAAAATCAGAAGTTGACATTGTCGTTGGCATTTGGTGAAGAAAGCGGAACTTATTCCGGTGATTTGGTTAAAGATTTACCACAAGGAACGGGTAGTTTTACCGTGACAGATGATAATGAAGGTGCTTGGACCTATCAGGGAGCTTGGGATAAGGGGCATTTTAAAGGATTTGGAGAAACAACCTGGGAAGATGGATTTGCTCAAAAAGGAAATTATCAGGATGATCTGCTAAACGGTCAAGGGGAAGAATCTTTGAATGGCAAGCTCTTGTATGCCGGAAACTATACCGACAATCGTTATGATGGTCAGGGTATCCTTTATAATTATAATGGAGAAGTGATTTATGATGGCGATTTTGATATGGGTTATTACAATGAAACCGCCAATCAACGAGAAGCTCGATTGAATCCGTTTAAAGCTCAAGCCACAGAAATGCCTTATACAAAAATAGTTGAAGAAGCGACAAATAAAACCGGTGAAAAAATAAAAATGACGGGTCGGATTTATCAAGTATACGAAAATTATGAAAATCAGCAGTATTTTTGTGACTTTATTATGGATGTAAATGATGATCCCAATCAGATGGTTCAAGTTTATTATCGCTTAAATACCGGTGAAAACCCCTTTGTTGAAGGCCAAATGGTAACTGTCTGGGGAACGGTTGAATACCTGTATACGTACAGCTCCGAAGGGGGGGCGCAAAATTCGATTCCCAATGTGGAAGCGTGGAGCGTGGAAGGCAATGAAGGTTAA